The following are encoded in a window of Longibacter salinarum genomic DNA:
- a CDS encoding glycosyltransferase family 2 protein produces MDKSTEQHSGTLHLVVAITCHNRREKTTACLRRLSQIGLDLEDAEAVDLDVVLVDDNSSDGTAAAVRNEFPDVALLEGDGSLFWNGGMRIAMSHAIDMDPEYILLLNDDTELFEDSVKRLIEDHRRIKERRGCPIVIVGSTRDPDSGELTYGGWRRTGGINPLRTAIVHPTEEPKICDTFNANCALISREVLDRVGNLDAAYTHGFGDYDYGFRVQKQGGEVWVGSGVHGECERDHGPRPWFEPKLSWWERISALRDVKAEPLGERLTYARRHAGARWPLSWLSPYIRVSLSHIFPDRFRPPAGPGERSSESSTP; encoded by the coding sequence ATGGATAAATCTACAGAGCAACACTCCGGTACGCTTCATCTGGTTGTTGCTATTACCTGCCATAATCGACGAGAGAAGACGACTGCCTGCCTGCGTCGCCTTTCGCAAATTGGACTTGACCTTGAGGATGCTGAAGCCGTCGATTTGGACGTAGTCCTCGTAGATGATAACAGCTCGGACGGGACTGCCGCAGCCGTGCGCAATGAGTTTCCGGATGTGGCGTTGCTCGAAGGAGACGGATCCCTTTTCTGGAATGGTGGCATGCGCATCGCGATGTCGCACGCAATAGACATGGATCCTGAATATATCCTCCTTCTGAATGACGACACGGAGTTGTTTGAGGATAGTGTTAAACGCCTGATCGAAGATCATCGTCGGATTAAGGAACGCCGGGGGTGCCCCATCGTGATCGTTGGATCCACCCGTGACCCGGATTCAGGCGAGTTGACCTACGGCGGGTGGCGGCGAACCGGAGGCATTAACCCGCTTCGCACCGCGATTGTCCATCCCACGGAGGAGCCAAAGATCTGCGATACATTCAATGCAAACTGCGCATTGATTAGCCGTGAGGTTCTCGACCGGGTGGGCAACCTGGATGCGGCTTACACCCACGGATTTGGCGATTACGATTACGGATTCCGGGTTCAGAAGCAGGGCGGCGAGGTGTGGGTCGGCTCAGGAGTTCACGGAGAGTGCGAACGGGACCATGGCCCTCGTCCATGGTTTGAGCCGAAATTGTCTTGGTGGGAGAGAATTTCTGCCCTTCGCGACGTAAAGGCAGAACCTCTCGGAGAGCGTCTTACGTATGCGCGCCGCCACGCTGGGGCCCGTTGGCCACTCTCATGGCTCTCGCCGTATATCCGGGTCTCTCTCTCGCACATCTTCCCAGACCGGTTTCGCCCGCCCGCAGGACCCGGCGAACGCTCGTCCGAGTCCTCTACACCGTGA
- a CDS encoding glycosyltransferase family 4 protein — protein sequence MATIVHLTSVHRPTDTRVFRKECRTMARAGHDVYLIAPTGQDKMKDGVQILAVDPPRNRWVRFTSTSTSVTRRARQIPADAYHVHDPELLPWCAVQLRDAPVVYDMHEDIVAQIHTKDWVPDAVRSALSTIVGMSLRVFLKDRPVIFAEASYAETYDWLDHTVTVQNMPVVSELTDIDEPEFDTPMLGYIGGVRKDRGSVVTLEALHHLQKRGYKIGWQCIGPATESHQAELDRIQADRNIGGIDFLGYLPPEEGWSHMSRCHIGIAMLEKTPNFVGSYPTKLFEYMALGLPVLTSDIPMYRRVVEQADCGLVADPLNPEAVAEAIAYMLDHPNEAQAMGERGRQAVQERYSWEREADRLLEFYTDTVLS from the coding sequence ATGGCAACAATCGTTCACCTAACGTCCGTCCACCGCCCGACCGACACCCGCGTATTTCGGAAGGAGTGTCGCACGATGGCGCGCGCCGGGCATGACGTCTATTTAATCGCACCGACAGGTCAGGACAAGATGAAAGACGGCGTCCAAATTCTTGCAGTCGACCCACCCCGGAATCGCTGGGTGCGGTTCACGTCAACCAGCACGTCTGTCACCCGTCGCGCCAGGCAAATACCTGCCGATGCCTACCATGTTCACGATCCTGAGCTGCTTCCGTGGTGCGCGGTTCAACTGCGAGACGCGCCCGTCGTGTACGACATGCATGAAGACATTGTCGCGCAGATTCACACCAAAGATTGGGTCCCCGACGCTGTGCGTTCGGCCTTGAGTACAATTGTGGGAATGAGCCTTCGTGTTTTCCTGAAAGACCGTCCGGTGATCTTTGCAGAGGCCTCCTATGCGGAGACGTATGACTGGCTTGATCATACCGTCACGGTGCAGAACATGCCTGTGGTCTCCGAACTGACAGATATCGATGAGCCGGAGTTTGACACGCCGATGCTCGGGTATATCGGCGGCGTTCGGAAGGATCGAGGGAGTGTCGTTACGCTCGAGGCTCTTCACCATCTCCAGAAACGTGGCTACAAGATCGGCTGGCAGTGCATCGGTCCTGCGACAGAGAGTCACCAGGCGGAGCTGGATCGAATACAGGCGGACCGGAACATCGGAGGCATCGATTTTCTCGGGTATCTTCCGCCGGAGGAGGGATGGTCACACATGTCCCGTTGCCACATCGGCATCGCTATGCTAGAGAAGACCCCGAACTTCGTTGGCTCCTATCCGACGAAGTTGTTTGAATATATGGCACTTGGGCTCCCGGTTCTTACGTCCGACATCCCGATGTATCGACGTGTGGTGGAGCAGGCAGACTGTGGCCTTGTCGCTGACCCGTTAAACCCTGAAGCTGTGGCAGAAGCGATCGCTTATATGTTGGACCACCCGAACGAGGCGCAGGCGATGGGAGAACGCGGGCGCCAGGCCGTCCAGGAACGGTACAGCTGGGAGCGAGAGGCCGATCGCCTTCTCGAATTTTACACCGACACGGTTTTGAGCTAA
- a CDS encoding O-antigen ligase family protein, whose protein sequence is MYSSPFVVYGTIGAVIGLGFVAVTSEKQGIGKRVLTVWGWLFVIALLTAVSQLLNSGGLELSGVTRIARPFLYMVVIAYGYKIGVAKTDDTITLSILWAAYVVLAGQIIVGATQFLGIRVFDLIYTSSKSSPYYGLLRLSGTLANPNFYGWVMLQLVTIITLLNRRATAYPLVLIAAVMAVMSGSRTATLILPFVIVLTQSFRRSPRVRIVRLIGVALLVGVISTSLFIAVSQYLPYVGSIRQLFVTGSLTAIGSLNARFIHWEMVADIFRQGDIWTWLFGLSDRSFTQTLDNDYLYVLFRNGIVGLLFHISFAIYLFRLCYQQRRNKIAQICIVYILSALVMGTVAETLAGWLLPIWLLYLIGIMIGQNQHRRTEHAHITSSE, encoded by the coding sequence GTGTACTCATCCCCGTTCGTCGTTTACGGGACGATCGGGGCTGTAATAGGACTGGGCTTTGTCGCGGTTACCTCAGAAAAGCAGGGAATTGGGAAGCGCGTTCTCACGGTCTGGGGATGGCTTTTCGTGATCGCGCTTCTGACCGCCGTCTCACAGCTTTTAAACTCCGGAGGATTGGAACTGAGTGGGGTCACCCGTATTGCCAGGCCCTTCCTTTACATGGTCGTCATCGCCTACGGGTATAAGATCGGCGTTGCGAAAACAGATGACACCATCACCTTAAGTATACTCTGGGCAGCGTACGTTGTCCTGGCCGGGCAAATAATCGTTGGTGCGACGCAATTTCTCGGTATTCGCGTCTTTGACTTGATTTACACCTCATCGAAATCAAGCCCCTATTATGGACTGCTTCGGCTGTCTGGAACGCTTGCGAACCCGAACTTCTACGGCTGGGTGATGCTCCAGCTTGTGACCATCATAACGTTGCTCAACCGACGAGCGACTGCGTACCCGTTGGTGTTGATTGCGGCAGTGATGGCCGTTATGTCCGGATCCCGTACGGCGACGCTTATTCTACCGTTCGTTATCGTATTGACGCAATCGTTTCGGCGGAGCCCGCGCGTTAGAATCGTAAGGCTCATCGGTGTTGCGCTCCTTGTCGGTGTAATCTCGACGTCGTTATTTATAGCTGTTTCCCAGTACCTACCGTACGTGGGATCGATTCGGCAACTTTTCGTTACCGGTTCGCTTACAGCCATCGGTTCACTCAACGCCCGATTCATCCATTGGGAGATGGTCGCCGATATCTTCCGGCAGGGTGATATATGGACATGGCTGTTCGGGCTCAGTGACCGTTCCTTTACACAGACGTTGGATAACGACTATCTCTACGTCCTTTTCCGAAACGGAATCGTCGGTCTCCTATTCCATATATCATTTGCCATATATCTATTTCGACTATGCTACCAGCAGCGGAGAAATAAGATCGCCCAGATTTGCATCGTCTATATTCTCTCGGCACTGGTAATGGGAACCGTGGCGGAGACACTCGCCGGTTGGTTACTCCCCATTTGGCTTCTATATCTGATCGGGATCATGATCGGTCAGAATCAGCACCGAAGAACGGAGCATGCTCACATCACGTCGTCTGAATAG
- a CDS encoding glycosyltransferase family 4 protein, whose amino-acid sequence MSDSTMRVLLLSQYFPPETGGTSNRMLSVAQGFQRNGHEVVVVAEKPNHPEGIIRPEYRGGLFEEREYEGIPVIYTWVRARPEKTFISRILFYVSFMITSVLGALKARGSFDVVIASSPPLFVGLSGWAAARLKGARFVFDVRDIWPEVAVAMGELTNPVMIRVAEEIEAFIYSQADGITAVTDSFCEHISRVVGSGTPTQRVMNGTVPDVFDRPEARKPMREALGVEDDTFVVAYAGNVGLAQGLPHIINAADHLADRDDIEIHIVGSGPVKEELVTLAREKERGNVRFFDRVPLEEAAAHMAASDALLVPLGDNPIYRQFIPSKLFDSMAAGRPVLLSVDGEARDLLDEANAGLSYPAENAHALADAICELADDRERAKDMGQAGRQFSRSECTRREQADRLVNFVEQIVAG is encoded by the coding sequence GTGTCCGACTCTACCATGCGCGTTCTCTTGCTTTCACAGTACTTTCCGCCAGAGACCGGTGGTACATCGAATCGGATGCTTTCCGTCGCGCAGGGATTTCAGCGAAACGGGCATGAGGTAGTGGTGGTCGCGGAAAAGCCGAATCACCCCGAAGGCATCATCCGACCGGAGTACCGTGGGGGGCTTTTCGAGGAACGAGAATACGAGGGCATCCCTGTGATCTACACATGGGTACGGGCCCGGCCGGAAAAGACCTTCATCAGTCGGATTTTATTCTACGTCTCGTTCATGATTACATCGGTTCTCGGAGCACTAAAGGCGCGGGGATCGTTCGATGTAGTGATCGCATCGTCGCCTCCGTTGTTCGTCGGGCTTTCCGGCTGGGCGGCGGCACGTCTCAAGGGCGCCCGCTTCGTATTCGATGTCCGTGACATCTGGCCCGAGGTTGCCGTTGCGATGGGGGAATTGACCAATCCGGTCATGATCCGCGTGGCTGAGGAGATCGAAGCGTTCATTTATAGCCAGGCAGACGGTATCACCGCCGTTACGGATAGCTTTTGTGAGCACATTTCGAGAGTAGTAGGTTCGGGGACCCCAACCCAGCGCGTAATGAATGGAACGGTTCCTGATGTATTTGATCGACCGGAGGCCAGAAAACCGATGCGTGAAGCGCTCGGCGTGGAAGACGATACGTTTGTGGTCGCGTATGCCGGTAACGTTGGTCTTGCGCAGGGACTTCCGCACATTATCAATGCAGCGGACCATCTCGCCGACCGAGACGATATCGAGATTCACATTGTTGGAAGCGGGCCCGTGAAGGAAGAGCTCGTCACGCTTGCACGAGAGAAAGAACGGGGCAACGTTCGCTTCTTCGACCGAGTCCCGCTGGAGGAGGCGGCTGCCCATATGGCCGCTTCTGATGCGCTCCTCGTTCCGCTCGGTGATAATCCCATTTACCGTCAGTTTATCCCATCTAAGCTATTCGATAGCATGGCGGCCGGTCGTCCGGTGTTGCTCTCTGTGGATGGAGAGGCCCGGGACCTGCTGGATGAGGCCAACGCTGGTCTGTCATACCCTGCAGAGAATGCTCATGCGCTCGCCGATGCGATTTGCGAACTTGCAGATGACCGGGAGCGGGCCAAAGACATGGGGCAGGCCGGCCGGCAGTTTTCTCGTTCCGAATGCACACGTAGAGAACAGGCAGATCGCCTTGTCAACTTCGTCGAGCAGATCGTTGCTGGATAA